A region of Toxorhynchites rutilus septentrionalis strain SRP chromosome 1, ASM2978413v1, whole genome shotgun sequence DNA encodes the following proteins:
- the LOC129770883 gene encoding PH and SEC7 domain-containing protein isoform X6, with the protein MAEEELMVVLRKSEDATFGFSLLRTDGFPHVIYDIVENSPAAECGEVEAGDVIVKVNGTDVHGFTTKDVLKCLRLSTDPVTLELKRDPKIKAHVRKYLASISNQHPHSDDHHHSQNSNPSSPIHHRNTPASPLSERGPSRIQSPALTGGSLGSRYGHRFSSSDPSCRPSRIPQAVQATKNSWSAPQSPHGIKPPRTSLIPTANGTAQGHHQYSSSSPFYQQQPQQQQQQPPKKGFEAFMMTGDLILNLSRTPQSSGILPQAKKIDSLRDSPSHRASTKRKNGAIAPHAKCDSSPSPTSSSSNSYSENNDNGKTPSQQAAADRDRSLKKSRNEELQEQNDQNTGSSIESIVNSSSKKLSGAGNHNNNHNNNLYMEREHEDALSSIQNSIEAATAISDGGRIMGSSTNSGRSSMDAADEQENADEMNDQRSNRTNTSGCVSSSLLGERNSVRRDVRLVEDDSNNSGVAAVRSGDPAGTGSDSVDSSSAAATDGDLHNYHSKERSKSSSSAASSGGGTTIKSESSPEMSYSVPTSPTSLSAAPILEGYALKKKDTHLANSVPTSPESGTQEIVRRSGSGIQHHHHHHHHHHHNQYLHSSNNHSSNSGGGPVGQGSNIMTASGGSAGNAGGGGGGGGGVMRKCDAAGFRTSRSEDHLQQTQRDGGIGAVVPIDIDEDVNSSLNTLLDTRHDSEESQASDHDRIVWTYNAPISQANGGGIDGEAGNAGTGIVTSPVLHSSSMSSSPQRSASDSPASPTSVSSSVMSSSGGSKGANDHTHNGYGNSGFDGGRGGSGTQSNLQSLYCHNGGGLGGGGMDHSVSEAVSNISSPDYQDEHDLLSTRDLAAMAISDPSDSDSTILVSETTHRVHERDRDRDHKIVIQVKGVQHQQYPPSNQEPGVLRYSELKDSEDELATLAEEMPTTLFGGDGQLMPGTGGRESSPPISDDGSDVDSLHSFHYSPKAVDLPSAERLAKRLYYLEGFKKSDVSRHLSKNNDFSRAVADEYLKFFLFERLTLDEALRLFLKQFSLSGETQERERVLVHFSKRYLDCNPGSFNSQVFENLISDAVHTLTCAIMLLNTDLHGPNIGRKMTCSEFIENLSELNDGENFPKDILKQLYQAIKTQPLEWALDDDSPDQLKVGSGRNDGNFGGTSGGNGGGLQGPPVGSNPFLDPPQPAAIEYKKGYVMRKCCYDTNYKKSCCAFLTAPFGKRSWKMFYCTLRDLVLYLHKDEHGFRKNQMSDNVHNAIRIHHALATKASDYTKKQHVFRLQTADQSEYLFQTSDSKELQSWIDTINFVCASFSAPPLEGGVGSQKRFQRPLLPCTHTKLLLREQITSHEEQVNKLENLLAEHKRSTIPTKGLALQNYKEKEAYLLYELKRYKTYYYLLSSRMNSDQSLDFESLLTMGDSGVLMESDEILQRNRQNAAGIVVGGFGSAGANQAIIQQQPLSQQQFQQQITGANTTTTGNSLTTGGSASNRKS; encoded by the exons ATCCCAAAATCAAAGCGCACGTTCGAAAGTATCTCGCCTCGATCAGCAACCAACATCCTCACTCGGACGATCATCACCACTCACAGAATTCGAACCCATCGTCGCCAATCCATCATCGCAACACGCCGGCCTCACCGCTTTCCGAGCGGGGTCCTAGTCGCATCCAATCGCCGGCCCTGACCGGTGGCAGCCTGGGGTCCCGGTACGGGCACCGGTTCAGTTCATCCGACCCGTCATGTCGACCTTCCCGTATACCCCAGGCTGTGCAGGCGACGAAAAATTCCTGGAGTGCCCCTCAATCGCCCCATGGTATTAAACCACCGCGGACATCGCTGATCCCCACTGCTAACGGAACAGCCCAGGGTCATCATCAGTATTCATCTTCGTCGCCGTTTTATCAGCAACaaccgcagcagcagcaacaacaaccgcCAAAAAAGGGCTTCGAGGCGTTCATGATGACCGGTGATCTCATCCTGAACCTATCGCGGACACCACAAAGCTCGGGAATACTGCCGCAGGCTAAGAAG ATCGATAGTCTTCGAGACTCACCGAGTCATCGGGCGAGTACTAAGCGGAAAAATGGAGCTATCGCTCCCCACGCCAAGTGTGACTCGTCTCCGTCTCCcacaagcagcagcagcaacagttaTTCCGAAAACAACGACAACGGGAAAACGCCAAGCCAGCAGGCGGCAGCGGATCGCGATCGCTCATTGAAGAAGAGCCGTAACGAGGAGTTGCAAGAACAGAACGATCAGAACACGGGCAGCTCAATAGAATCGATAGTGAACAGTAGCAGCAAAAAGCTAAGCGGTGCTGGCAATCACAACAACAACCATAATAATAACTTGTACATGGAGAGAGAACACGAAGATGCACTAAGTTCAATCCAGAATAGCATCGAAGCGGCTACTGCTATTAGTGATGGGGGGCGAATAATGGGTAGTAGCACGAACAGTGGAAGAAGCAGCATGGATGCTGCCGATGAACAGGAGAACGCCGATGAAATGAACGATCAGAGAAGTAATCGAACAAACACTAGTGGCTGTGTGTCTTCGTCCTTACTTGGGGAACGGAATTCTGTAAGACGGGATGTTCGTCTAGTAGAGGATGATAGTAATAATAGTGGTGTTGCCGCCGTTCGGTCCGGTGATCCAGCAGGAACGGGTAGTGATAGTGTCGATAGTAGTAGTGCTGCTGCAACGGATGGGGACTTACATAATTATCACTCAAAAGAACGCAGTAAGTCGTCCTCATCCGCGGCTTCTTCTGGTGGTGGAACCACAATCAAGAGTGAAAGCTCACCTGAAATGAGCTACTCAGTGCCAACATCCCCGACGTCACTTTCGGCTGCCCCGATTCTGGAAGGGTACGCACTGAAAAAGAAGGATACCCATCTAGCCAACTCAGTGCCTACCAGCCCGGAATCAGGCACACAAGAAATCGTACGCCGCAGCGGTAGCGGCATTCAGCATCATCACCATCAccaccaccatcatcatcacaATCAATATCTCCATAGCAGCAACAATCACTCCTCGAACAGCGGCGGTGGTCCCGTTGGGCAAGGTTCCAATATAATGACGGCCAGTGGCGGAAGTGCGGGTAATGCTGGAGGAGGAGGAGGTGGCGGCGGTGGCGTGATGCGAAAATGTGACGCTGCCGGTTTCCGTACTAGTCGATCGGAAGACCACCTTCAGCAGACACAACGAGACGGCGGCATCGGTGCAGTAGTGCCTATCGACATCGATGAAGACGTTAACAGTTCTCTGAATACGCTGTTGGATACGCGGCATGACTCCGAGGAATCGCAG GCCTCCGACCACGACCGGATAGTTTGGACGTACAACGCCCCAATCTCACAGGCCAATGGCGGTGGCATAGATGGTGAGGCGGGCAACGCGGGGACTGGTATCGTCACCTCGCCCGTTCTCCACTCCAGCTCGATGAGTTCCTCACCTCAGCGATCCGCTAGTGATAGTCCCGCTTCGCCTACTTCCGTGTCATCGTCTGTGATGTCCTCATCCGGTGGTTCCAAAGGTGCAAACGACCATACCCACAACGGGTATGGGAACAGTGGCTTCGACGGGGGCCGTGGAGGAAGTGGTACACAGAGCAACTTGCAGAGCCTCTACTGTCACAATGGTGGTGGGCTCGGCGGGGGAGGAATGGACCACAGTGTGTCGGAGGCCGTCTCGAACATTTCGAGTCCAGACTATCAGGATGAGCATGATCTGCTCAGTACGAGGGATCTGGCCGCGATGGCCATCAGCGATCCCAGCGATTCCGACTCAACGATACTGGTTTCGGAAACAACACATCGAGTGCACGAGCGCGATCGTGATCGTGATCATAAAATTGTGATACAGGTGAAGGGGGTGCAGCATCAGCAATATCCTCCCTCGAACCAGGAGCCAGGTGTGCTGCGCTATTCCGAGCTTAAAGACTCGGAAGACGAACTGGCCACACTGGCCGAAGAAATGCCAACGACCCTCTTCGGAGGGGACGGTCAACTAATGCCGGGAACTGGTGGGCGAGAATCTTCGCCACCAATTTCGGACGACGGTAGCGATGTGGACTCGCTACACTCATTCCATTACTCGCCAAAGGCGGTCGATCTGCCATCAGCCGAACGTCTCGCAAAACGATTATATTATCTAGAAGGCTTCAAGAAGAGTGATGTGTCACGACATCTTAGCAAAAA CAACGATTTTAGTAGGGCTGTCGCAGATGAATACCTAAAATTCTTCCTGTTTGAACGGTTAACGCTCGACGAGGCACTGCGATTATTCCTCAAGCAGTTCTCTCTATCGGGAGAAACGCAGGAGCGGGAGCGAGTGCTAGTGCATTTCTCCAAGCGCTATCTGGACTGCAACCCGGGGTCGTTCAACTCGCAAG tttttgaaaatttaatctCAGATGCCGTTCACACACTGACATGTGCAATTATGCTGCTGAACACGGACCTCCATGGACCGAATATAGGTCGGAAAATGACCTGTTCGGAGTTCATCGAAAATCTGAGCGAACTGAACGACGGGGAAAATTTCCCCAAAGATATCCTCAAGCAGCTGTATCAGGCAATCAAGACGCAGCCGCTGGAATGGGCTCT TGATGACGATTCACCCGATCAGCTTAAGGTTGGCAGCGGTCGGAACGACGGTAATTTTGGCGGAACGAGTGGTGGCAACGGAGGAGGCTTACAGGGTCCACCTGTGGGTTCGAATCCGTtcctcgatccaccacaaccagCAGCAATCGAATACAAGAAAGGTTATGTGATGCGAAAATGCTGCTACGATACAAACTACAAGAAAA GTTGTTGTGCTTTTCTTACAGCCCCATTCGGTAAGCGGTCGTGGAAGATGTTCTACTGCACGCTGCGGGACTTGGTGCTCTATCTGCACAAAGACGAGCACGGCTTCCGGAAGAATCAGATGTCGGACAACGTACACAATGCGATCCGAATTCACCACGCGCTCGCGACCAAGGCCAGCGATTACACCAAAAAGCAGCACGTCTTTCGGCTTCAAACTGCCGACCAATCGGAGTATCTGTTCCAGACGAGTGATTCCAAAGAGCTGCAGTCGTGGATCGATACGATCAACTTTGTGTGCGCTTCGTTCTCGGCACCACCGCTGGAAGGAGGTGTTGGCAGCCAGAAACGCTTCCAGAGGCCGCTGCTTCCTTGCACTCACACAAAGCTGCTACTG CGAGAACAGATCACGTCGCACGAAGAGCAGGTGAACAAGTTGGAGAACCTGTTGGCCGAACACAAGCGGTCTACGATTCCAACCAAAGGACTGGCTCTGCAGAattacaaagaaaaagaagccTATCTGCTCTATGAG TTGAAGCGCTACAAAACGTACTACTACCTGCTGAGCTCTCGCATGAACTCGGACCAATCGTTGGATTTCGAAAGTCTGCTCACAATGGGCGACAGTGGCGTCCTGATGGAGTCGGACGAGATTCTCCAACGTAACCGGCAGAATGCTGCCGGGATTGTTGTTGGTGGCTTTGGAAGCGCAGGCGCGAATCAAGCAATTATCCAGCAGCAACCACTGAGTCAACAGCAGTTCCAGCAGCAAATCACAGGCGCAAACACAACGACGACGGGCAATTCGTTGACCACTGGTGGCAGTGCTTCCAACAG GAAATCGTGA
- the LOC129770883 gene encoding PH and SEC7 domain-containing protein isoform X9: MVEAGDVIVKVNGTDVHGFTTKDVLKCLRLSTDPVTLELKRDPKIKAHVRKYLASISNQHPHSDDHHHSQNSNPSSPIHHRNTPASPLSERGPSRIQSPALTGGSLGSRYGHRFSSSDPSCRPSRIPQAVQATKNSWSAPQSPHGIKPPRTSLIPTANGTAQGHHQYSSSSPFYQQQPQQQQQQPPKKGFEAFMMTGDLILNLSRTPQSSGILPQAKKIDSLRDSPSHRASTKRKNGAIAPHAKCDSSPSPTSSSSNSYSENNDNGKTPSQQAAADRDRSLKKSRNEELQEQNDQNTGSSIESIVNSSSKKLSGAGNHNNNHNNNLYMEREHEDALSSIQNSIEAATAISDGGRIMGSSTNSGRSSMDAADEQENADEMNDQRSNRTNTSGCVSSSLLGERNSVRRDVRLVEDDSNNSGVAAVRSGDPAGTGSDSVDSSSAAATDGDLHNYHSKERSKSSSSAASSGGGTTIKSESSPEMSYSVPTSPTSLSAAPILEGYALKKKDTHLANSVPTSPESGTQEIVRRSGSGIQHHHHHHHHHHHNQYLHSSNNHSSNSGGGPVGQGSNIMTASGGSAGNAGGGGGGGGGVMRKCDAAGFRTSRSEDHLQQTQRDGGIGAVVPIDIDEDVNSSLNTLLDTRHDSEESQASDHDRIVWTYNAPISQANGGGIDGEAGNAGTGIVTSPVLHSSSMSSSPQRSASDSPASPTSVSSSVMSSSGGSKGANDHTHNGYGNSGFDGGRGGSGTQSNLQSLYCHNGGGLGGGGMDHSVSEAVSNISSPDYQDEHDLLSTRDLAAMAISDPSDSDSTILVSETTHRVHERDRDRDHKIVIQVKGVQHQQYPPSNQEPGVLRYSELKDSEDELATLAEEMPTTLFGGDGQLMPGTGGRESSPPISDDGSDVDSLHSFHYSPKAVDLPSAERLAKRLYYLEGFKKSDVSRHLSKNNDFSRAVADEYLKFFLFERLTLDEALRLFLKQFSLSGETQERERVLVHFSKRYLDCNPGSFNSQVFENLISDAVHTLTCAIMLLNTDLHGPNIGRKMTCSEFIENLSELNDGENFPKDILKQLYQAIKTQPLEWALDDDSPDQLKVGSGRNDGNFGGTSGGNGGGLQGPPVGSNPFLDPPQPAAIEYKKGYVMRKCCYDTNYKKSCCAFLTAPFGKRSWKMFYCTLRDLVLYLHKDEHGFRKNQMSDNVHNAIRIHHALATKASDYTKKQHVFRLQTADQSEYLFQTSDSKELQSWIDTINFVCASFSAPPLEGGVGSQKRFQRPLLPCTHTKLLLREQITSHEEQVNKLENLLAEHKRSTIPTKGLALQNYKEKEAYLLYELKRYKTYYYLLSSRMNSDQSLDFESLLTMGDSGVLMESDEILQRNRQNAAGIVVGGFGSAGANQAIIQQQPLSQQQFQQQITGANTTTTGNSLTTGGSASNRYSYRAAIYRSEAQQDLG, translated from the exons ATCCCAAAATCAAAGCGCACGTTCGAAAGTATCTCGCCTCGATCAGCAACCAACATCCTCACTCGGACGATCATCACCACTCACAGAATTCGAACCCATCGTCGCCAATCCATCATCGCAACACGCCGGCCTCACCGCTTTCCGAGCGGGGTCCTAGTCGCATCCAATCGCCGGCCCTGACCGGTGGCAGCCTGGGGTCCCGGTACGGGCACCGGTTCAGTTCATCCGACCCGTCATGTCGACCTTCCCGTATACCCCAGGCTGTGCAGGCGACGAAAAATTCCTGGAGTGCCCCTCAATCGCCCCATGGTATTAAACCACCGCGGACATCGCTGATCCCCACTGCTAACGGAACAGCCCAGGGTCATCATCAGTATTCATCTTCGTCGCCGTTTTATCAGCAACaaccgcagcagcagcaacaacaaccgcCAAAAAAGGGCTTCGAGGCGTTCATGATGACCGGTGATCTCATCCTGAACCTATCGCGGACACCACAAAGCTCGGGAATACTGCCGCAGGCTAAGAAG ATCGATAGTCTTCGAGACTCACCGAGTCATCGGGCGAGTACTAAGCGGAAAAATGGAGCTATCGCTCCCCACGCCAAGTGTGACTCGTCTCCGTCTCCcacaagcagcagcagcaacagttaTTCCGAAAACAACGACAACGGGAAAACGCCAAGCCAGCAGGCGGCAGCGGATCGCGATCGCTCATTGAAGAAGAGCCGTAACGAGGAGTTGCAAGAACAGAACGATCAGAACACGGGCAGCTCAATAGAATCGATAGTGAACAGTAGCAGCAAAAAGCTAAGCGGTGCTGGCAATCACAACAACAACCATAATAATAACTTGTACATGGAGAGAGAACACGAAGATGCACTAAGTTCAATCCAGAATAGCATCGAAGCGGCTACTGCTATTAGTGATGGGGGGCGAATAATGGGTAGTAGCACGAACAGTGGAAGAAGCAGCATGGATGCTGCCGATGAACAGGAGAACGCCGATGAAATGAACGATCAGAGAAGTAATCGAACAAACACTAGTGGCTGTGTGTCTTCGTCCTTACTTGGGGAACGGAATTCTGTAAGACGGGATGTTCGTCTAGTAGAGGATGATAGTAATAATAGTGGTGTTGCCGCCGTTCGGTCCGGTGATCCAGCAGGAACGGGTAGTGATAGTGTCGATAGTAGTAGTGCTGCTGCAACGGATGGGGACTTACATAATTATCACTCAAAAGAACGCAGTAAGTCGTCCTCATCCGCGGCTTCTTCTGGTGGTGGAACCACAATCAAGAGTGAAAGCTCACCTGAAATGAGCTACTCAGTGCCAACATCCCCGACGTCACTTTCGGCTGCCCCGATTCTGGAAGGGTACGCACTGAAAAAGAAGGATACCCATCTAGCCAACTCAGTGCCTACCAGCCCGGAATCAGGCACACAAGAAATCGTACGCCGCAGCGGTAGCGGCATTCAGCATCATCACCATCAccaccaccatcatcatcacaATCAATATCTCCATAGCAGCAACAATCACTCCTCGAACAGCGGCGGTGGTCCCGTTGGGCAAGGTTCCAATATAATGACGGCCAGTGGCGGAAGTGCGGGTAATGCTGGAGGAGGAGGAGGTGGCGGCGGTGGCGTGATGCGAAAATGTGACGCTGCCGGTTTCCGTACTAGTCGATCGGAAGACCACCTTCAGCAGACACAACGAGACGGCGGCATCGGTGCAGTAGTGCCTATCGACATCGATGAAGACGTTAACAGTTCTCTGAATACGCTGTTGGATACGCGGCATGACTCCGAGGAATCGCAG GCCTCCGACCACGACCGGATAGTTTGGACGTACAACGCCCCAATCTCACAGGCCAATGGCGGTGGCATAGATGGTGAGGCGGGCAACGCGGGGACTGGTATCGTCACCTCGCCCGTTCTCCACTCCAGCTCGATGAGTTCCTCACCTCAGCGATCCGCTAGTGATAGTCCCGCTTCGCCTACTTCCGTGTCATCGTCTGTGATGTCCTCATCCGGTGGTTCCAAAGGTGCAAACGACCATACCCACAACGGGTATGGGAACAGTGGCTTCGACGGGGGCCGTGGAGGAAGTGGTACACAGAGCAACTTGCAGAGCCTCTACTGTCACAATGGTGGTGGGCTCGGCGGGGGAGGAATGGACCACAGTGTGTCGGAGGCCGTCTCGAACATTTCGAGTCCAGACTATCAGGATGAGCATGATCTGCTCAGTACGAGGGATCTGGCCGCGATGGCCATCAGCGATCCCAGCGATTCCGACTCAACGATACTGGTTTCGGAAACAACACATCGAGTGCACGAGCGCGATCGTGATCGTGATCATAAAATTGTGATACAGGTGAAGGGGGTGCAGCATCAGCAATATCCTCCCTCGAACCAGGAGCCAGGTGTGCTGCGCTATTCCGAGCTTAAAGACTCGGAAGACGAACTGGCCACACTGGCCGAAGAAATGCCAACGACCCTCTTCGGAGGGGACGGTCAACTAATGCCGGGAACTGGTGGGCGAGAATCTTCGCCACCAATTTCGGACGACGGTAGCGATGTGGACTCGCTACACTCATTCCATTACTCGCCAAAGGCGGTCGATCTGCCATCAGCCGAACGTCTCGCAAAACGATTATATTATCTAGAAGGCTTCAAGAAGAGTGATGTGTCACGACATCTTAGCAAAAA CAACGATTTTAGTAGGGCTGTCGCAGATGAATACCTAAAATTCTTCCTGTTTGAACGGTTAACGCTCGACGAGGCACTGCGATTATTCCTCAAGCAGTTCTCTCTATCGGGAGAAACGCAGGAGCGGGAGCGAGTGCTAGTGCATTTCTCCAAGCGCTATCTGGACTGCAACCCGGGGTCGTTCAACTCGCAAG tttttgaaaatttaatctCAGATGCCGTTCACACACTGACATGTGCAATTATGCTGCTGAACACGGACCTCCATGGACCGAATATAGGTCGGAAAATGACCTGTTCGGAGTTCATCGAAAATCTGAGCGAACTGAACGACGGGGAAAATTTCCCCAAAGATATCCTCAAGCAGCTGTATCAGGCAATCAAGACGCAGCCGCTGGAATGGGCTCT TGATGACGATTCACCCGATCAGCTTAAGGTTGGCAGCGGTCGGAACGACGGTAATTTTGGCGGAACGAGTGGTGGCAACGGAGGAGGCTTACAGGGTCCACCTGTGGGTTCGAATCCGTtcctcgatccaccacaaccagCAGCAATCGAATACAAGAAAGGTTATGTGATGCGAAAATGCTGCTACGATACAAACTACAAGAAAA GTTGTTGTGCTTTTCTTACAGCCCCATTCGGTAAGCGGTCGTGGAAGATGTTCTACTGCACGCTGCGGGACTTGGTGCTCTATCTGCACAAAGACGAGCACGGCTTCCGGAAGAATCAGATGTCGGACAACGTACACAATGCGATCCGAATTCACCACGCGCTCGCGACCAAGGCCAGCGATTACACCAAAAAGCAGCACGTCTTTCGGCTTCAAACTGCCGACCAATCGGAGTATCTGTTCCAGACGAGTGATTCCAAAGAGCTGCAGTCGTGGATCGATACGATCAACTTTGTGTGCGCTTCGTTCTCGGCACCACCGCTGGAAGGAGGTGTTGGCAGCCAGAAACGCTTCCAGAGGCCGCTGCTTCCTTGCACTCACACAAAGCTGCTACTG CGAGAACAGATCACGTCGCACGAAGAGCAGGTGAACAAGTTGGAGAACCTGTTGGCCGAACACAAGCGGTCTACGATTCCAACCAAAGGACTGGCTCTGCAGAattacaaagaaaaagaagccTATCTGCTCTATGAG TTGAAGCGCTACAAAACGTACTACTACCTGCTGAGCTCTCGCATGAACTCGGACCAATCGTTGGATTTCGAAAGTCTGCTCACAATGGGCGACAGTGGCGTCCTGATGGAGTCGGACGAGATTCTCCAACGTAACCGGCAGAATGCTGCCGGGATTGTTGTTGGTGGCTTTGGAAGCGCAGGCGCGAATCAAGCAATTATCCAGCAGCAACCACTGAGTCAACAGCAGTTCCAGCAGCAAATCACAGGCGCAAACACAACGACGACGGGCAATTCGTTGACCACTGGTGGCAGTGCTTCCAACAGGTACAGTTATCGGGCAGCAATTTATCGCTCCGAGGCACAACAAGATCTCGGCTGA